From a single Pseudochaenichthys georgianus unplaced genomic scaffold, fPseGeo1.2 scaffold_491_arrow_ctg1, whole genome shotgun sequence genomic region:
- the LOC117442855 gene encoding ETS domain-containing protein Elk-3-like produces MESSITLWQFLLQLLIDQSHQHLICWTSSDGEFKLLRAEEVAKLWGLRKSKTNMNYDKLSRALRYYYDKNIIKKVIGQKFVYKFVSFPEILKMDPAAVESGHSEGGGGGLSEPEAEDEDGRNQYHLSSLYSSFPVSSLQPPSEPHRPIKTEPRADRHRDTSSVIRFVTNRGHCSLPPTPPPSSTETSDVSRPSPRLARSSSSCCSSPPQSPAHTQWKGRSSETDECELTAQPLNLSSGQRERVSLHGAPLPERIRLANRRKHKGLEISASSLLLTGSDLVSIALNSPALPSGSLTSAFLSTQAPSGLLLTSSSLLSNIHLWSSLSLMGPLSPAQLQSHAPLFQFPSLLNGHVPLPLPSVDSPSPLQLSYISHQS; encoded by the exons ATGGAGAGCTCCATCACTCTCTGGCAGtttctgctgcagctgctcatcGACCAGAGCCACCAGCATCTGATCTGCTGGACGTCCAGCGACGGAGAGTTCAAGCTGCtgagggcagaggaggtggccaAGCTGTGGGGGCTGCGCAAGAGCAAGACCAACATGAACTATGACAAGCTGAGCCGAGCGCTGCGCTACTACTACGACAAA AACATTATAAAGAAGGTGATCGGCCAGAAGTTTGTCTACAAGTTTGTGTCCTTCCCTGAGATCCTTAAGATGGACCCTGCAGCGGTGGAGTCAGGCCAcagtgagggaggggggggggggctgtcagAGCCTGAGGCTGAAGACGAGGATGGGAGGAACCAGTACCACCTCTCAAGTCTGTACTCCTCCTTCCCCGTCAGCTCCCTGCAGCCCCCCTCAGAACCTCATCGTCCCAtcaagacagaacccagagccGATCGCCACCGCGACACctcctctgtcatcagattCGTAACAAACCGTGGCCACTGCTCCCTACCCCCCACCCCACCCCCATCCTCAACTGAGACCTCTGATGTCTCCAGACCATCTCCTCGGCTGGcccgctcctcctcctcctgctgctcctCCCCGCCACAGAGCCCCGCCCACACACAGTGGAAGGGGCGGAGCTCAGAGACTGATGAGTGCGAGCTGACGGCTCAGCCTCTGAACCTGTCCTCTGGGCAGAGGGAGAGAGTGAGCTTGCATGGTGCACCACTGCCAGAGAGGATTCGATTGGCCAATAGACGGAAACACAAAGGCTTGGAGATCTctgcctcctctctcctgctgACAGGAAGTGACCTCGTCTCTATTGCTCTCAACAGCCCGGCGCTGCCTTCAGGCTCCCTGACCTCTGCCTTCCTTAGCACACAG GCTCCGTCTGGTCTGCTGCTCACTTCGAGTTCTCTCCTGTCCAATATCCATTTGTGGTCTAGCCTGAGCCTGATGGGACCCCTCAGCCCTGCACAGCTACAGAGCCATGCCCCCCTCTttcag TTCCCCTCACTGCTGAATGGACACGTCCCTCTGCCTTTACCCAGCGTggactctccctctcctctgcagcTCTCCTACATTTCCCATCAGTCCTGA